A window from Micromonospora profundi encodes these proteins:
- a CDS encoding aldo/keto reductase: MDLVTEMTYRRLGDSGLVVSVVGIGCNNFGRKLDLDGTRAVVDAALDAGITLFDTADIYGEPQGSSEELLGQALKGRRDDVVVATKFGMDMNGLNGPDFGARGARRYIARAVEASLRRLGTDHIDLYQMHEPDPGTPIDETLAALDDLVRDGKVRYLGNSNFSGWQIADADWVASSNGRSRFISAQNHYNLLERSVEAEVIPACERFGLGMLPFFPLANGLLTGKYKRSEQPPAGSRLSGGGRYAERLAAANWDTIEALEAYAAERGLTMLQVAIGGLAAQPAVTSVIAGATTPDQVHANAAAGTWEPSDEDLAALRAIG, translated from the coding sequence GTGGATCTCGTGACTGAGATGACCTATCGCCGGCTGGGCGACTCCGGGCTCGTGGTGTCCGTCGTCGGCATCGGCTGCAACAACTTCGGCCGCAAGCTCGACCTCGACGGCACCCGCGCGGTGGTGGACGCCGCCCTGGACGCCGGGATCACCCTTTTCGACACCGCCGACATCTACGGCGAGCCGCAGGGCAGCTCCGAGGAACTGCTCGGGCAGGCCCTCAAGGGTCGTCGCGACGACGTCGTGGTGGCCACCAAGTTCGGCATGGACATGAACGGCCTCAACGGGCCGGACTTCGGTGCCCGGGGCGCGCGGCGCTACATCGCCCGCGCAGTGGAGGCGTCGCTGCGCCGGCTCGGCACCGACCACATCGACCTCTACCAGATGCACGAGCCCGACCCGGGCACCCCGATCGACGAGACCCTCGCCGCTCTCGACGACCTGGTCCGCGACGGCAAGGTGCGCTACCTGGGCAACTCCAACTTCTCCGGGTGGCAGATCGCCGACGCCGACTGGGTGGCCTCGTCCAACGGTCGGTCCCGCTTCATCAGCGCGCAGAACCACTACAACCTGCTGGAGCGCTCGGTCGAGGCCGAGGTGATCCCCGCCTGCGAGCGGTTCGGCCTCGGCATGCTGCCGTTCTTCCCGCTCGCCAACGGCCTGCTCACCGGCAAGTACAAGCGCAGTGAGCAGCCTCCTGCGGGCAGTCGGCTCTCCGGCGGTGGCCGGTACGCCGAGCGCCTCGCCGCAGCCAACTGGGACACCATCGAGGCGCTTGAGGCGTACGCCGCCGAGCGGGGTCTGACGATGCTCCAGGTGGCGATCGGCGGGCTGGCCGCTCAGCCGGCGGTGACCTCGGTGATCGCCGGTGCCACCACGCCCGATCAGGTGCACGCCAACGCCGCGGCCGGCACGTGGGAGCCCAGCGACGAGGACCTGGCGGCGCTGCGCGCCATCGGCTGA